The nucleotide sequence TAGTGGAAATTAAAAACCTGAAACAATATTTTAAAACAGGTAGAAAAAGTATCGTTAAAGCGGTTGACGGCCTTACCTTTGATATTTACAAAGGAGAAACTTTTGGTCTTGTAGGAGAATCGGGTTGTGGTAAATCAACAACTGGACGTACCATCATTCGTTTATATGATGCTACAGACGGAGAAGTTCTTTTTAAAGGGGAAGACGTTCAAAGTAAGAAAAACAAAACGGAGCTTAAAAAGTTCAATCGCCAAATGCAGATGATTTTCCAAGACCCATACTCTTCTTTAAACCCACGTATGACGGTTATGGATATTATTGCAGAAGGACTAGATGTTCACGGTCTAGTGAAATCGGACAAAGAAAGAAAAGAAAAAGTATATGAGTTATTAGAAACAGTTGGTTTGGATAAACAACACGCAACTCGTTATCCACACGAGTTTAGTGGTGGACAACGCCAACGTCTAGGGATTGCTCGTGCATTGGCTGTTGATCCAGAATTTATCATTGCAGACGAACCAATTTCTGCATTGGATGTATCCATTCAAGCGCAAGTAGTAAACTTACTGAAGAAACTTCAAGCAGAAAAAGGGTTAACGTATCTATTTATTGCACATGACTTGTCAATGGTGAAGTACATCAGTGATCGTATCGGGGTTATGTATTTTGGTAAATTAGTAGAGCTAGCAGATAGTGATGAACTGTATAAAAATCCAATTCATCCATATACCAAATCTCTGTTATCTGCGATTCCACTTCCTGATCCGGATTACGAAAGAAACCGTACACGAATTTCTTATGATCCGAGTCAGCATGACACTAGTGAAGAACCAGAATTCAGAGAAGTAAGACCTAACCATTGGGTTCTTTGTACAACGAAAGAATTCGAAGCTTACAAACAAGAATTGCAAGACAAGTAAACAGAAAACAATGCATTCACATATACCGAAAAAGCAGACCCAACGTTGGGTCTGCTTTTTTCATAGTATAGGAAATTTATAAAATTTGCCTGGTGTGGATAAACATACTGCAATAGACACGTCCAGCTCCAGCGCCCAGCAACTAGCGAGACTTCCCTCACCTCTGTACGATAACTGTTTGACGATAGTCGAATTTCCTTAACCTCGCGAGGAAGGAAGGCCAACTAAACCCGGGCTTTGCGCCCAACGTTGGCATACCCCTTTGAAGGGGCATGGTTCCTTTATCTCCTACGGTTCAGTCCAGTCCGTACGTTGCTAACCGGGCGCTTGCGCTTTTGTTCACTGCCAATCATGAAAGAATGCAATAAAACATAAAATACCAATGAAAACTTATAAGAATATTACCAATAACATTGCTAAATCTTTTATAATGGAATAAAAGAGACTAGGGGAGTCGAGAGCATTGATGAAATTACACCGAAAAGTCGTTCTAAGTATTATAATCGCTATCATAAGCCTACTAGTGGTGCCTAGTTACGTATTTGCTGAGGAAACGAAGCCGAAAACTGGGAAAAAGCATGCTACGCATCGAACAAAGATAATACCCTATGAGCTACCGGAGAAAATAAAAAGATTTACTTTTGATTCAGGTCTAACTTTTGAATATCCGGATGCGGTTAGAGGAATATATGTGACTGGGAACTCGGCTGGTGGCAGTCGTTTTGACACCCTCGCAAAACTTATAGAGAATACGGAATTAAATGCGATGGTTATCGATGTAAAAGAGGATCGTGGGAACTTAACGTTTAAGCCTGATCCTAAATCCCCATATGCAGATATCGCAAAAAATTATATAGATGATCCAAGAAAGCTACTAGAAACCCTTGAGGCGAAAGGAATTTATCCAATTGCCAGAATTGTTGTATTCAAAGATACTGTTTTAGCTAAAAAACGTCCAGATCTTTCTTTTAAAGAGGATGGAGAGGTTTGGACGAATGGTAACGGGGATGCCTTTGTTAGTCCATTTAAAAAAGAAGTATGGAAATATAACGTAGGTATAGCTAAAATGGCAGCTGAATTGGGCTTCCAGGATATTCAGTTTGACTATGTACGTTTTCCAGAAGGCTTTGAGAGACGAGATAAAGAGCTAGAATATGACTTAGGTGATTATAAAGATGCCGAAGTCAGTGACGTTAAGAAAAGGGTGCAGGCTGTTACTGACTTTGTCAGCTATGCGAGAAAAGAGCTGGAATATTACGATGTCGATGTATCTGTAGATATTTTCGGTTATGCGGCAACGATACCAGAAACACCAGGGATTGGCCAAAATTTCTCGAAGATTTCTAGCAATGTGGATGTCATCTCATCCATGATATATCCAAGTCACTGGACACCTTATTTCGGAATTGATTTTCCGGACAAAGAGCCGTATCGTTTGGTGAACGAATATGCAAAGGTAGAAAATGAGGTTTTAGGAGCACTAGAAAACGCTCCAATATCAAGACCTTGGATTCAAGACTTTGAAGCGCCGTGGCTATATAGTGGTGCCCCCACACAATATGGAAAAGCAGAAGTAGAAGCTCAAATAAAGGCTCTAAATGAGAATGGTATCCAAGAGTTCCTACTATGGAATGCAGGCAATACGTATACCGAAAATGTGGATTACACACCGTTAAATTAAGTTCATAAGAATGGCATCAACTGAATGACCCTTTCATTGTTTCGTTTAACAATGAAGGGGAATTTTTTAATGAAACCTTTTTTCTGTTGTTTTTAAGCATTGCAGTTTATTAAAATTGCGACGTAACTGTATTGTGAAATTCACTGTTTTAATAAACGGGCAAGTGGTCTTCTTTACTTTTTAACTTCCCCAAGTCAAAAGTTTGTGTTTACATCGTTATAATTCGGGGAAAATAAAGTATTGGATTCTATGTCGATTTAACAAACGCAACTAATTTCGTTATAATCAATAAGTGACTACGAAAACAAGGAGTAGATCAATGAATTGGTATGAAAAACTAAACAAATATTTCCCTGTGGAAGAAATGAAATCAAGGGAACATATGGAAATGCTATTAAAAGAAAAAGGCGATGTGTACTACAAGGACGAAGGACCGCACCATGTTTTAATGTACGCTGAATTCAATGAATTCATTTTTATTGACTATGTGTACGTGTCTTCTCAGTCTAGAGGGCAAGGTATTGGTCATAAGTTAATGGAAAAATTAAAGGCGAAGCAAAAGCCTATTATCTTAGAAGTAGAGCCTGTTGATTATGAGGATTCAGACTCAGAGAAGCGTTTGCGTTTTTACCAAAGAGAAGGATTTGAGCATGCCCAGTCTATCGGTTATACGAGACGATCCTTGGCAACTAATGAAGTTAATCCGATGGAAATACTCTATTGGTCTCCAGAAGACGCGGA is from Radiobacillus kanasensis and encodes:
- a CDS encoding ABC transporter ATP-binding protein, with translation MSEQEKLVEIKNLKQYFKTGRKSIVKAVDGLTFDIYKGETFGLVGESGCGKSTTGRTIIRLYDATDGEVLFKGEDVQSKKNKTELKKFNRQMQMIFQDPYSSLNPRMTVMDIIAEGLDVHGLVKSDKERKEKVYELLETVGLDKQHATRYPHEFSGGQRQRLGIARALAVDPEFIIADEPISALDVSIQAQVVNLLKKLQAEKGLTYLFIAHDLSMVKYISDRIGVMYFGKLVELADSDELYKNPIHPYTKSLLSAIPLPDPDYERNRTRISYDPSQHDTSEEPEFREVRPNHWVLCTTKEFEAYKQELQDK
- a CDS encoding GNAT family N-acetyltransferase yields the protein MNWYEKLNKYFPVEEMKSREHMEMLLKEKGDVYYKDEGPHHVLMYAEFNEFIFIDYVYVSSQSRGQGIGHKLMEKLKAKQKPIILEVEPVDYEDSDSEKRLRFYQREGFEHAQSIGYTRRSLATNEVNPMEILYWSPEDADEETIYKQMRKMYEDIHTYKDKELYGKSYQSADEVLSYDQTRDSDDIFEGLEEEDKA
- a CDS encoding putative glycoside hydrolase, producing MKLHRKVVLSIIIAIISLLVVPSYVFAEETKPKTGKKHATHRTKIIPYELPEKIKRFTFDSGLTFEYPDAVRGIYVTGNSAGGSRFDTLAKLIENTELNAMVIDVKEDRGNLTFKPDPKSPYADIAKNYIDDPRKLLETLEAKGIYPIARIVVFKDTVLAKKRPDLSFKEDGEVWTNGNGDAFVSPFKKEVWKYNVGIAKMAAELGFQDIQFDYVRFPEGFERRDKELEYDLGDYKDAEVSDVKKRVQAVTDFVSYARKELEYYDVDVSVDIFGYAATIPETPGIGQNFSKISSNVDVISSMIYPSHWTPYFGIDFPDKEPYRLVNEYAKVENEVLGALENAPISRPWIQDFEAPWLYSGAPTQYGKAEVEAQIKALNENGIQEFLLWNAGNTYTENVDYTPLN